A window of the Vigna angularis cultivar LongXiaoDou No.4 chromosome 3, ASM1680809v1, whole genome shotgun sequence genome harbors these coding sequences:
- the LOC108326226 gene encoding ADP-ribosylation factor: MGLSFTKLFSRLFAKKEMRILMVGLDAAGKTTILYKLKLGEIVTTIPTIGFNVETVEYKNISFTVWDVGGQDKIRPLWRHYFQNTQGLIFVVDSNDRDRVVEARDELHRMLNEDELRDAVLLVFANKQDLPNAMNAAEITDKLGLHSLRQRHWYIQSTCATSGEGLYEGLDWLSNNIANKA; encoded by the exons ATGGGGCTGTCCTTCACCAAGTTGTTCAGCCGGCTGTTTGCCAAGAAAGAGATGCGTATACTCATGGTCGGTCTCGATGCTGCGGGTAAGACCACCATTCTGTACAAGCTCAAGCTGGGAGAGATTGTAACCACCATTCCCACCATTG GGTTTAATGTGGAAACTGTGGAATATAAGAACATCAGCTTCACTGTTTGGGATGTGGGAGGCCAAGACAAG ATCCGCCCATTGTGGAGACATTACTTCCAAAATACCCAAGGACTTATCTTTGTGGTTGATAGCAATGACAGGGACCGAGTTGTTGAAGCTAGGGATGAGCTGCATAGAATGCTGAATGAG GATGAGTTGAGAGATGCCGTGCTTCTAGTTTTTGCCAACAAGCAAGATCTTCCAAATGCTATGAATGCTGCGGAGATCACTGATAAGCTTGGCCTTCATTCCCTCCGCCAGCGTCACTG GTATATCCAGAGCACATGCGCCACATCTGGTGAAGGGCTCTATGAAGGACTTGACTGGCTCTCAAACAACATTGCAAACAAG GCatag